A region of Paroedura picta isolate Pp20150507F unplaced genomic scaffold, Ppicta_v3.0 Ppicta_v3_sca21, whole genome shotgun sequence DNA encodes the following proteins:
- the ZFP36 gene encoding mRNA decay activator protein ZFP36 codes for MSSILDVNTLYENLLNLSLSEEHDACGPHLSRRHSACSSDTPYSSGDSSLLWPLRGPWSPSAEQLLPMAEESRRPPLRPDRSVSLIEGKALPPPPPGFPPLKPSAQAQALSSRYKTELCRTFSETGKCKYGAKCQFAHGPTELRTVTRHPKYKTVLCHKFFQHGDCPYGSRCHFIHYPDEARFHSAGSSPQLLRQSLSYSEGPAARRTSPLPSFPDPASFARAPSTSPPPDLLSPTFGRLNSEPVHRNSALSEATSGPRVCLSCRCGQSSALVSPFYFSAAPGTPVSSALPRTPSDSSLSDLGSSSGSDSPVFEVPPHGGTGGSAHRLPIFNRLSVSD; via the coding sequence AACCTGCTCAACCTATCGCTGAGCGAAGAGCACGATGCCTGTGGACCGCACCTCTCCCGGCGGCATTCGGCCTGCTCCTCCGACACGCCCTACAGCAGCGGGGACTCCTCTCTGCTCTGGCCCCTGCGCGGCCCCTGGAGCCCCAGCGCCGAACAGCTGCTGCCCATGGCCGAGGAGTCCCGGCGCCCCCCTCTGCGCCCCGACCGCTCGGTCAGCCTCATTGAGGGCaaggccctgcccccccctccgccgGGCTTCCCGCCCCTCAAGCCGAGCGCCCAGGCGCAGGCCCTGTCCTCGCGCTACAAGACGGAGCTGTGCCGCACCTTCAGCGAGACGGGCAAGTGCAAGTACGGGGCCAAGTGCCAGTTCGCCCACGGCCCCACGGAGCTGCGCACCGTGACGCGCCACCCCAAGTACAAGACGGTGCTgtgccacaagttcttccagcaCGGGGACTGCCCCTACGGGTCCCGGTGCCACTTCATCCACTACCCGGACGAGGCCCGCTTCCACTCGGCCGGCTCCTCGCCCCAGCTCCTGCGGCAGAGCCTCAGCTATTCCGAGGGGCCGGCTGCCCGCCGGACATCGCCCTTGCCCAGTTTCCCCGACCCGGCCTCCTTTGCCAGGGCGCCGTCCACCTCGCCGCCCCCCGACCTCCTTTCCCCGACTTTCGGCCGCCTGAACTCGGAGCCCGTCCATCGCAATTCCGCCCTGAGCGAGGCCACGTCCGGCCCCCGCGTGTGCCTGTCTTGCCGCTGCGGACAATCCTCGGCCCTGGTCAGCCCGTTCTACTTCTCCGCTGCCCCCGGGACTCCGGTCTCCTCTGCTCTGCCCCGGACCCCCTCCGACAGCTCCCTCTCCGACCTGGGGAGTTCCAGCGGCTCTGACTCGCCTGTCTTCGAGGTGCCCCCCCATGGCGGGACCGGGGGGAGCGCCCACAGGCTGCCCATCTTCAACCGGCTTTCTGTCTCTGACTGA